The stretch of DNA AAAGAGAAAATGTGGGAACAGATGGGAAAGTGGTGGTTTTGTTGTCAGGgctttgttttttggagacaaggtcttgctgtggaacccaggctgacctggaactttccACCCCCCTTCTGAAACCTCCTGAAAGCTGGGTTGCAGATGTGGGCTACCATCCAAACCTGAAAAGTTCTGGGAACATTAGGAGCGAtttctgagccaggtgtggtgacgcATGCTTTAACCCCAGGACTTAGAAGCAGTCaaatctgggctacatgagatactgtcttaaaaactgaagaaaaaaaaaaaagaagtaatccTTGGGTTAGGAGCAGTTAATACTTCTCTCCCGCCTGTAACTGTCCTTAGAGAGAAGCTCTCTTGAGCTGTCAGAAGCCCTGCGTTTGACTATGGAGGGACAGCTTCAGAATTAGAAAACTAATTGTTCTAATAGGCGAGCTGattgggcgggggggggggggagcccaaGGTTTTAGGAGGCCTTGTGTCTCtcgtctctcttcttccttcttccctccttacctcttttcctccatcccttcttttgtctcatgtagcccaggctggctttgaacttgacatgtagctgaggatgagctTGAACTCACAACCTTCCTGTCTGTTTCCTAAGTACTGAGTGTATAGGCCTGTGCCAGCACACTGGCCATTAAGAGGACACACCACAGCACACTTACCAGTGTCCCAAGGAAAACCATGACTCCCTTCACGTTTCACTTTCATGTTTTCCAGTTCGAAAAGATCCAGCAGCTGACTGGTGCCCCTCACACGCCTGTTCCCACCCCGGACTTCCTATTTGAAATCGAGTACTTTGACCCAGCCAACGCCAGATTTTATGAGACCAAAGGAGAACGAGACCTCATATATGCCTTCCATGGCAGCCGCCTAGAGAACTTCCACTCCATCATCCACAATGGTCTACACTGCCACCTAAACAAGGTGGGCCTTTCCCCGCCCCCCATGTCCCATGTCCCTACTCCCCTGTACCCTGGTgtccctgccccccctcccccccaggagCATGGGAGTTAGGGGACGGCTTGGAGTTAGGGGACTGCTTGGTGGGGAGGCACATGGCAGGTGGGTTTACTGAGGCCTTAGCACTTGGACCTTGAAGTGGTCTGCAGGCCAGCAGCACAGTCACCTGGCCACCTGGGTAAATGCGCGTCTCGGGCCCACTGCCGACCTCCTGAATCCTGGGGCCGTCTGTGTTTTGATAGGATCTGGGAGATTCCTGGGCTGGTTATGGTTGGGGACGAATCATGGTTTCTGGCCTTAGCTCTACATGTAGGTCACTTGGGAGGCTTTTAAAAATCCCACTGCTGGGGctgagaagtggctcagcagctacgagtacttgctgctcttgcatcggatctgggttcagttcccagcctcaACATCGGGTGGCTCCTGCCTTGTAGCTGTAGTTATccgacaccctctctggcctccacaggcactgcacatacatgggACCCAAATAGACAAgcaagcacactcacacacatacataaaaaatttaaaataaagaaaacaaaaataccagtACTGGAGAGCCTGGGATGCAACCCAGCTGGTAGAATGTTTACTTGCTATGcaccgagttcaattcccaacaccagaTGATGCGGTGTTGACCGCCTGTAACCCTGAcactagggaagtggaggcaagagggtctgaaggtcaaggtcatcctgggctacatagggagtctgatgttagcctgggctacgtgaggccttgtctcataaaaacaaaggaaaatcccAATGCTGACTGCATCCCAGACCAGTTAATTGAGGTTCTGCGGGGGTGGGGCCCATCAGTATGCTTGACCAACTCTTCCAGTGGTCTTTATGTGTGCCCGGCCCTGGTCACACAGTGTGGACCCTGGACCAGCAGCATAAGCATTACCCAGGAACACTTTGTTGGAAATGTGAAGCCCCAGGCCTGCCTTAGACAACACGGTGAGAACCTGTACTTTAACAGGATCCCCAGGTAACCATAAGCATGGCTGAGCTCCTGTCAGCCCTGAGAAATTGCCGTGGGGTGTGCAAGGGGGGCCCTTCCCCAGAACTGTTTTCCTCTCATATTTATGAATCAAAACTTGCCAATCATCCTCTTCCTTCTGACACTCTACCCcttaggaaggaggaggaggaggatgacaaCAGTCTGTTATAGCTAAACAGGCATGGGCAGCCATGCCGGCCTGGGCAAGGGAACTTAGGCTGTCCTGGTCTGTTCCCTCTTGTGTGGCACTGGTGACCTCTACTCTCTGAGCACACGAAAGGATTGGAGCGGCTTAGTGTCCGGAGGCCTCTTCCTTTCCTAAGCTCCAGGAGAAGCAGCAGCGGCTCTTGTAGGCCAGGGGAGAGGGCATCTGAGGTAGTGGGTGCTGGGCCCCTCCCCAGGCAGAGCAGCATCTGTCTTGTCTTGATGGGCTGGCTGATCCGGGAGCCTGGGCTCAGCTGGGGCTGATGTAGCCCCGAGGCTGGAGAAGCTGCTTCCAACCCTGCTGCATCTGATTAGTGCTGGTGGGTGACTGGCTTGTTTATGCTGGCCCTGGGCTTCCTGCTGTGGCCAGGCTACTGGAATCCAGGGGTCTCTGTTTTACCCTGGAGAAGTTGCCCATGTACCAGGGGGCCCATGTACCAGGGGGAAGGTGTGAAGTTATCTTGGAAGTAGAAATGCCCTAGGACTCTCTTGTGCTCTCCACTCACAGCAGCCTGGCTCAAGGTTTTAAGTCACAGAAGCTGAAGACATATGTAGGACTTAAGTAAAGGATTAATGTACAGGGACAGAGAAATGTCTTAACCGGTAAAGGTGACTTCTGCTAATCCTGGTGACCTGAGATTGATCCCAGGTGCTCATATGGCCAAAGGGAGAACCAGCTTCCACAAGTTTCttcttgtgtctctctctctctctctctcacatacacacacacacacacacacacacacacacacacacacacacaggggtgggggcaaagggcagggaaggggagagagagagagacagacagagagagagagagactgaataaatatctttaaaaagaaagagaaaacttccATGGGGTCCGATCAGAGGGTGTTCATTGACCTGGAGACTGTCTGTGTCAGCTTTTGAGAGATGGGGACATTGTCCAACCTGGAATGGGAGCTTTCCAAAGGTCAAGCAGAGGTTTGTTTCATTTGCCCCAAGCCACAGAGTAGCCATTTCTGAGTTCCAGAGCAGAGGATGTGTTCTAGTGAACTCCTGGAGTTCTGTGTCATCTAAGATACTGGTGTCCACAGAGAGCAATCGAATTTCAACCCAAGTATCAAAGTCCATCCACTGATGGAAGCTTCTGGGATGTGATGAGAAGTGTTCTGAGTCAGTGTGACTAAGCATGTTGGATGTTACTGTGACTGAGTGGTGACCAGCTATTGGTACCTGTGGTAGCCAAGGAAGCCTGTGTTCCCTGTACCTGCCGCGGGCTCCGCTGGCCAGAGCTTCCGCCCACCACTCTTCCTTAGGGAGGACCAACTAACTCCCCGTCAGGCAGCTGCGCCCTACATTCCCAGATGTTTTCTGAGCCCACACCAACACAGAGTAAAACTCAACTCGGACCCTCATGGCACCTCCATCATTTAGTTCCAGCTTCTGGTCAGAGagactcatttcttctttttttttttttggagctgagtatcgaaccccgggccttgcgcttgctaggcaagcactctaccactgagctaaatccccaaccccaagactcATTTCTTATTCAGGTAACAGGATATAGCTCTGCTTCTGCAAACCCCTAAGTGTAGCTATGTGTCACGCTTTGATATAATGGGAATTACTATTTATTATCACAGCACACCTGTGATGGTGTGCCCACCTGACCCACCTGAGGCTGCCACCACCTCTTAGGGGCCAGGTAGCCTCAAATGcacattttttatgtgtgtgtgtgtgtgtgtgtgtgtgtgtgtgtgtgtgtgtgtgttgctgaggacTGAATActtaggcaagagctctaccactgagctacacccccagccctgtTATGTCTTTGAATCATGGTCATAAGCTTATGGAGGAGGAACTTTTACACCATTTTGTAGATGTGGACCCTGAAACACAGAATTTATGTAATTCATTGGAACATTGAAACGGAGGTCTGTTTGAACTCTGATATCGATGTTGTTTTTTCCATTCAACCTTGACCACAAGGTACAGCTCCTTTGCCAGGCTAGGTGGCCAAATCCACAGTCAGTGAAACCATTATCAGATGGGAATGTGTTTAGTAATAAGCCCTATGATGACATCGGAGGTTATTTGTCTTAAAGGAGTGGGAGACTGTGAAAATTTTTATGTTTACAGCTCTGTGGAAGAGGGACGTGTGCCATCTGGTGACATCCACTCTCCATTCACTTCTATGTGTTTCTTTTCGCCTCTGCTATTCCAGACATCTTTGTTTGGGGAAGGGACCTACCTCACAAGTGACTTGAGCCTGGCCCTCATTTACAGTCCTCACGGCCATGGGTGGCAACACAGCCTCCTTGGACCAATCCTTAGCTGTGTAGCCGTGTGTGAGGTCATCGATCATCCAGATGTCAAGTGCCAAACCAAGAAGAAGGGTGAGTGAGCATTTGACCCAGGCCTGGCTGCAGGCACTTGCTACTGGCCCAGGTGTGGAGTGGAGGGCCATCGCATGCTTAGGGATGGGTTGGTCCAGAGCAGTGGACAGAGGCTGGTCTTCAAGGAAGGAAATGGCTTCTCAGGGATTGAACACATGATAGAAAAAGATCGCATGCCACAGGTAGGAGTCAGGGAGTGCTGGGGGATGGCTCACAAGGGGCCGCTGAGTGGGTCCAAGCATCCAGGGAAAGCCTTGGGAAGGAGGCAGGATTTGACAAatggaggctcagtggttaagagtgtttactgctcttccagaggacctgagccctgttctcagcaccctcacaaccacctgtaactccaattcgaggggatctaacatcctcttttggcctcatGGGTACCAGACATgtggtgaacatacatacattcatgcaaaatactcatacatataaaataaaaattacaaaaaaaaaaaagaaagaatagccaggtggtggctcacgcctttaatcctagcacttgggaggcagaggcaggtggatctctgtgaatttgaggccagcctggtctacaaatccagttctaggacaaccagggtcATTACACAGaaaactttgtctcgaaaaaccaaaaaaaaaaaaaaaaaaaaaaaaaaacccaaaaactaaataaaaaggttTGACAAACAGAAGCTCGTCTGTAAGGTAAGAGCAGGGCTCTCTGGGAATCTGAATTTTGGTATTGTTTCTGGGCACTTGCATCAGCAGAGAACCTGGTATACACTTAACATTCAATGAACGCTAAGGCGAACGGTCAGGATAACGGGTCCAGATCCTCTGAGCGACACTGGAGTGTGCTGGAACCCCCGGATGACCAGAGGGGCATCTGAGGCCATGGACTCTCCAGGAGCAGATAGCCAGCAGGCACCTCCACTCCACTGGCTTGAGGTGTCCCTCTGGGCCACCCTCCCCCAAGGCAGAAGAGTCACAGGACTGTCATTCCAGTCTCCAAACTGGGCTGTTGGCTTTCCTAAGAAGAGGAGAATTCAAGACACAAACTGTTCTGGCCTCTAATGTGAAACAACTGGACCCAAGGAACAGGCCCAGGTCTGACGCCATCCTCCCAACCAGACAGCACGAACGCTCACTCACATTCGTAATTCTTAGCAAGTTTGCATATGGGGACAtcaaacttcaaaacaaaactgctCAGCCTCTGCTGCCACAGAGCCCTGGCTTGTGTTTGCTAAAgccttttcatgttttaaaagaaaagagagtgttctctcttcctgcctctcagaCCAGAGATAAAGTACtttcttagcatgtgcaaggccctgggttcagcatcacacacatacacataaaatccacaacaaaagagcaaaacaaaaaagttttgcagccgggtggtggtggcggcggtgcacacctttaatttcagcactcgggaggcagagccaggcagatctctgagttgaggccagcctgggctacagagtgagttccaggaaagatgcaaagctacaaagagaaaccttgtctagaaaaaccaaaagaagaaaaaaaaaaaaaagaaaaaagttttgctggcataagcctgtaatctcagtgtgtAGGAAGTAGAATCGGGAGGATCAGCAGATCAAGGCTagcctaataaataaataaaagaataaagccagacgtggtggtatacacacctttaatcttgacacttgggaggcagaggcaggctgatctctgagtacatggctagcctggtctacagagttctagccacatagtgagatcctgtgtttaaaaaacattttttttctttttatatcctgGGCAGGGCATGGTGACAAGtacctgtaattctagaactTGGGACATagacaggaaggtcaggagttcaaggttaccctcagctacatagcaagttcaagaacaAAAGCCTTGGCAGAAGTGGTGGaagagttggtgtgtgtgtgtgtgtgtgtgtgtgtgtgtgtgtttgagacagaatctcaaggatagccttgaactcacaggaaatccacctctctctgtctccttctcaaGCACTGAGTTTAAAGTCCTGGGATCAAGCcaagtagtggtgcacgcctttaatcccagcaagcaggaggcagaggcaggatgggctgcacagtgagttccaggacagccagaactacatggtgaatgaaaccctgtcaaaaataaataaaaaaagcgCTGAGGTCAAAGCTGTGCTCCACCGGGCCTGATGGAAGAGAGTGTTCTGAGAACTCAAATCTAGTGTGGTTTATTCAGAACGCCTCCTAGGCCATGGGGTTGTAGCTCGATTGGCAGAGTATTCGCCTGGcaagtgtgaggccctgagttccaccTTCAACACAGCATCAACCTGGTACAGTGGTGCGGGCCTGCAAGCTCAACACCCAGAGTGGAGATAGGAGAGTCAGaaataagttcaaggtcacccttagctAGTTCTTGAGTTCAGGTACGTGAGACTTGTCtccagacagataaataaataagcagtcTTACTCCGGCTTTGCTCCAGGAAGAGTCCGGGTCCTGGACCCGGGGTATGTGATGTCCATCTGCTGTTGCGGCCTTCAGTGTGCGGCTGTCTTCTTCTGTCTCCATTCTGCAGCTTTCTTGTCTTCCATTTTCCTAATTCTTTTTCCCCATTTGTCTTCCTGCCTGCCGGAGTCTCCTGTTCTCTGTGCTGAGTCTTCCACAAACACAGGTGTATTCGGCAGCCTGTGACCTCTATGCCTCAGGACCACGGGCCTGGACTCCGGGCCTGGACTCCCCTCTGTTCCTAATCTGCTTCCTTTGTCATtgtgttccccacccccacacaacaCCCGACAAAGCGAGCTTCACTCTCCTCCTTCAGATTCCAAGGAAATGGACCGCCGCAGAGCGAGAATCAAGCACAGCGAAGGGGGAGATGTCCCCCCCAAGTACTTCGTAGTCACCAACAACCAGCTCCTGCGGGTGAAGTACCTGCTGGTGTACGCCCAGAAGCAGCCCAAGAGGTAAGCGGATGCTCCCCACACGAGGTTGGGCGATGGCTGCCGGGTTCGATGTCGCTTGCTCAGTCGTCGTTCCTTCCCCCAGCCTCAGGCTCTGCTGTGTGTAAAGCATGCGCCCCATGATCCTGGACAGGTGGGAAGAGGTAGGGAAGTCGGAGAAGATATGTGTGGCTCTGACTCCAAGGGGACCAAACAGCCTAGTTTGGAGAAGATGGATTTGGAAACAAGCCTGTTTGAGGGATACGTGATGTCAGACTAGGGCTCTCTGGGCCCATGATTTGTCTGAACTCCATTCCAGAGATTGAGCCTAGAGGCAGGATGGGAACCAGACAGTGGCTGAGAAGGTGCAGCTCCGCTGCTTCCCACAGGGACCTGCTGTGGACCCCAGATGCTTCATCTTGTCTCTCTAATGAGTTGATGTcaaggatgtagctcaggggtagagtgcttgcctagcataccaaggccctgggttcaatccccagcatcgcAAAaggtatgaaataaataaatgagtaataaAGAGTGTTGACCCCAGCAGCCGATGAGGGCCTTTAGCTCTGGAGGACTGTAGAGGGGGCCTCATCTCTTCTAGTAGCATGGTGGTAAGAGGATGCCCAGGTCCTACAGGGACTGTCATTTTGCCATTTTACTATGTTGTTGGAGTCTGTGGGGTTGCAttgaatattccttttttttctttcaggatttgtgtgtgtgtgtgtgtgtgtgtgtgtgtgtgtgtgtgtgtgtgtgcctgcgcaTTCGTGTGTGTATAAGTGCCAaggaaagccagaagaaggcatcagatcccttggagttggagttacatgCTATTTACTTGaaaaactttattcttttttatttttgaaaaacttTATTCTTAATTAACTCCTTAGTGAGTGTTTTCAGGGCACATTTGGATGGCTTAGAATACCTTCCAGTGTAACACAGAAATTCCCAGGCTGGTGAGAGCATGAATTCAATCCCCATGCCCTACATGGTGgacggagagaactgactctcacaggctgtcctctgacctccacatgtgccaacacacacacacacacacacacacacacacacacacacaatagtaacAAAAGACTCC from Onychomys torridus chromosome 7, mOncTor1.1, whole genome shotgun sequence encodes:
- the Parp16 gene encoding protein mono-ADP-ribosyltransferase PARP16 isoform X3, giving the protein MQLSSRAAAREAASRDVLAADLRCSLFASALQSYKRDSVLRPFPASYARHDCKDFEALLADAGRLPNLKELLQSSRDTDKQAWDLVSWILSSKILTIHSAEKAEFEKIQQLTGAPHTPVPTPDFLFEIEYFDPANARFYETKGERDLIYAFHGSRLENFHSIIHNGLHCHLNKTSLFGEGTYLTSDLSLALIYSPHGHGWQHSLLGPILSCVAVCEVIDHPDVKCQTKKKDSKEMDRRRARIKHSEGGDVPPKYFVVTNNQLLRVKYLLVYAQKQPKRGHLFFRLGSTHPPGPISCSPRILVKQLTAFPPTHSE
- the Parp16 gene encoding protein mono-ADP-ribosyltransferase PARP16 isoform X2, giving the protein MQLSSRAAAREAASRDVLAADLRCSLFASALQSYKRDSVLRPFPASYARHDCKDFEALLADAGRLPNLKELLQSSRDTDKQAWDLVSWILSSKILTIHSAEKAEFEKIQQLTGAPHTPVPTPDFLFEIEYFDPANARFYETKGERDLIYAFHGSRLENFHSIIHNGLHCHLNKTSLFGEGTYLTSDLSLALIYSPHGHGWQHSLLGPILSCVAVCEVIDHPDVKCQTKKKDSKEMDRRRARIKHSEGGDVPPKYFVVTNNQLLRVKYLLVYAQKQPKRASSQLSWLSSHWFMVMMSLYLLLLLIVSVTNSSAFHHFWNRVKR
- the Parp16 gene encoding protein mono-ADP-ribosyltransferase PARP16 isoform X4 produces the protein MQLSSRAAAREAASRDVLAADLRCSLFASALQSYKRDSVLRPFPASYARHDCKDFEALLADAGRLPNLKELLQSSRDTDKQAWDLVSWILSSKILTIHSAEKAEFEKIQQLTGAPHTPVPTPDFLFEIEYFDPANARFYETKGERDLIYAFHGSRLENFHSIIHNGLHCHLNKTSLFGEGTYLTSDLSLALIYSPHGHGWQHSLLGPILSCVAVCEVIDHPDVKCQTKKKDSKEMDRRRARIKHSEGGDVPPKYFVVTNNQLLRVKYLLVYAQKQPKRKCSVERQVGGPEQTAQIS
- the Parp16 gene encoding protein mono-ADP-ribosyltransferase PARP16 isoform X1: MQLSSRAAAREAASRDVLAADLRCSLFASALQSYKRDSVLRPFPASYARHDCKDFEALLADAGRLPNLKELLQSSRDTDKQAWDLVSWILSSKILTIHSAEKAEFEKIQQLTGAPHTPVPTPDFLFEIEYFDPANARFYETKGERDLIYAFHGSRLENFHSIIHNGLHCHLNKTSLFGEGTYLTSDLSLALIYSPHGHGWQHSLLGPILSCVAVCEVIDHPDVKCQTKKKDSKEMDRRRARIKHSEGGDVPPKYFVVTNNQLLRVKYLLVYAQKQPKRGDPSTGSLSLELEPVNYLGHWKCTISLHRPAVIISQWLVSEKWKERGEAE